A stretch of DNA from Acidobacteriota bacterium:
CCGCAAGTGCGGCGAGGATACCGGCATCGACTCGTGGGGCGCGACCGGACTGGCGGCCAACGACTGGAGCCGACGGCCGATCAGCCTCTACGGCCGCAACTCGGCCTCCGGAACCTACGGCTACTTCAAGAAGGTCGCCCTCTGTAAGGGGGACTTCCAGGACACGGTCAAGGAACAGCCGGGCTCGGCCTCGGTGGTTCAGGGTGTCACGGAAGACCTCTACGGCATCGGCTACAGCGGCATCGGCTACAAGACCTCGGGAGTCAAGACGCTGGCATTGGCAAAGAAGAAGGGCGAGCCCTACTACGGCACGGATCCGGACACGGTTCTCTCAGGCAACTACGCCCTCTCGCGCTACCTCTACCTTTACGTCAACAAGGCGCCCAACAAGCCCCTGGATCCCATGATCCGCGAGTTCCTCACGTTCGTGCTGTCGGCTGAGGGCCAGCAGATCGTCGTCAAGGATGGCTACCTTCCGATCTCGGCAAAGATCGCCGATTCAGAACTCGGGCAGCTCAAGTAGCTCAGCGACGAACTCGAGAACCCATGAAACCGGAATCCTTTCGTACCCCCCGTCGACGACTCCTGAGCGATCGCATCGCCCGTGGGCTTGTCTCGGGGGGCGGAATGGCCACGATCGCCGGAATCCTCGGGATCCTGTTTTTCATCTTCATAGAGATCCTCCCGCTCTTCGGCTCTGCCGACGTAGCGCTCACGGCACGCTTTCCCCTGGATGGCGAAGAGCCGGGCGCGGTTGTCGTGGACGAGCATCGCACGCACGCCGCGACCTTCGCGGCCGACGGGCAGATCGTCGTTCGCTCGCTTGCGACCGGCGACGTGACCCATCGCCTGGACTCCGGTATCGACCCCACCCTGGGGCCCTGGAAACGGATCCAGCAGATCCCCGGTGAGCCGCGGGTCGCCATCGAAACCGCCGGCGGCGACCTGTTCGCGTTGACGATGGACTGGACGATCGAGTTCGACGAAGCGACCCGCGTCATCACGCCCGATCTTTCCCGGGCCGTCCCCTTCGATTTCTTCGATGAGGAGACGGCTCGAATCCCCCTTCAACAATTCAGCCTGGCCTTCGACGACGACGGCGCCATCGCCGGTGCCGCCATCACCGAAGACGGTCGGTTGCTCTTCGCCCGGCAGTCGATCGAAGAGGACTTCATGTCCGGCGAGGAGACGACCGTCTGGGAGCGGACCTGGCGGGAGGCACCCGGCGATGTCTCCTCTCTTCTGCTGGATCGACAGCACACGAACATCTTCGCCGGAACCGAGAGCGGAGCTGTGATCTGGTGGGTCATCGACGACGGTGAGCCCCAGGAGCCACGAACCGCCGAGAACGAGGCGCCGATCACCGCCATGACGTTTCTCATCGGCGATCAGTCGCTGATCACCGGGGACGTCACCGGGCGCCTCGGTGTCTGGTTTCCCGT
This window harbors:
- a CDS encoding phosphate ABC transporter substrate-binding protein — translated: MLALLLFAIVPVTAQTVTVDEGIAAYERTTGVSGSLSSIGSDTLNNLMTLWAEGFSKAYPNIRIQIEGKGSSTAPPALIKGTAQVGPMSRGMKKTEIDEFEESFGYAPTRIRVAIDALAVYVHKDNPLEQLTMAEVDAIFSKNRKCGEDTGIDSWGATGLAANDWSRRPISLYGRNSASGTYGYFKKVALCKGDFQDTVKEQPGSASVVQGVTEDLYGIGYSGIGYKTSGVKTLALAKKKGEPYYGTDPDTVLSGNYALSRYLYLYVNKAPNKPLDPMIREFLTFVLSAEGQQIVVKDGYLPISAKIADSELGQLK